From the genome of Ictalurus punctatus breed USDA103 chromosome 5, Coco_2.0, whole genome shotgun sequence:
ctcctttccatttttttttggtcatgtgCCCTATAGTCTGCGTGCAATTATTCCTCATTTCTGTGTACTGGAAAATGTTCAAACGTGCTGCTATCAAATCAGAAATCAAAGCAGAATGAATGCAGATGTCTTAGATTTCCTGCGCATGTCTTTTTAAGGAGAGTTAATGACACTGATTTTTGCGTAATCGACGTATTTATCCTTAGATAAAGGTAATCAAATTAGTTTTGATACATTTGAATGGAAAAGAATGATTTCAgggctgtgttttgtttgaatatGTTAGCATAGCAGTTCTTTATGTATAGATTAATGTTTAAATCAGATTTACGCATAAACCtaaataatgacattttctCAATAGTGTTGTTTAAGCAGCCTTCGAATCGCCCCTGCTTAAGATCAGCAAAAACCTGTTGCTTCTAATCTATATAGAatctcttttatttttccatGAAGAATAATCACTTAAATGCCCATGATGTCTTAACATTTCTATGCTAAATATGATCTCTTTTTTGTCACCAGTACTTTATAGAATCGTTCAAATACATGATCAGTTACGTTTCTCCAAAGCAAGTGAGGCAGAATCCTGGTCAAACGCAGAGATGTTAAAGGAGCTGAGAGTGACAGAAATGCGGCAAGACTTCGCCTTTTCACAACTGGACCAGAAACACGTGCAGGACAGTAGTGGAAAGAACAAGGGGgaaatccattattaaaaagcTTGACGCAAATACAAGGTTGGGTTCAAGTGTTATTATCCTCTAGGGCTACGAACACTTCATGATGGCTTCATGAAATGATTAGTCATTTTCCTGTTTATCCTTTCACTGAGATCTTAACACAAACGTTACAGCACAGTCACATTATTTTTCTACATAGAAACGTCTTCCTGGACTGTTTATCAGGCACTACAGACACTGCAACGGAGTAAGCCTACTTAGAGTAATGCTaatctacaacaacaacaactgaatATGCgcttataaaaacacacagcCTGGCTTATAACAGAAAAATGGACTAATATAAAAGGTAACCAAAGGATTCACTTAATTATATTAGtacaagaagatttttttttttttttagattaaacTTATCAAACAGCAAAGCCGATAGTATTAGCAATAGTCGTTGTTTTAGTTAGCTATCAGACTAGCATGATTTTCTTAGCGAGCACATGACCAGCTAGTCAGCTTTAGCATAGGTAACTTGATTGAATCTAAATGTTTAATCAAATAACACTGGTTTTAGTATTTTAGGGAATTATGCTGTTTGATAAACTAATGACACAGTCTTCCCACAATGTCGTTCTGATTTCCTTGAGTTCAGCGTTTCAAGTATTTCATTCGTACgcgattttatttgtaaatgacgATCGCAGGTAATGTTCTTCGTGAAAGTCAAAATGAAAACGCTGCAATTTAAACAGTGATCCACGTGTCACGCCGTCCAGGGATTGATTGGCTGCACTTTTTCAAAACTGTTCAAACTGACCAGGTGCATGACCATTCACAAAGCTAAAGAAGTTGTGTATGTGGaatgtaacattttttaaaaaatcaacgGAATTTGGATGTTATtgcatttagaaaaaaattgcaaacgCTAACTCAAACCTTAGCCTCAACCACTACTGTTAACTAACTTTTCATATGAATCGAGTTGTGGGAATTTTGATGAATTTCCATGAATGTAGGAATGTGTTGCAAAGATCCTACCGTATATAAGCATAAATACACATGAAACTGACTGTCCAGGCCTTCGTATTATAAATGTGCACGTGTCAATAAAATCTCTGTCGTGGGGCATGGAAAGGAATTCacatagattttatttaaaataaatatttgttataAAATACTACTTAGGTTCAGTATTTATCAGCACCACTTTGCCAGTGTATTCGCATACTACAGTTAAGGAGCGAACTCCCTTTAAAGATCACAAGactacttgtgtgtgtgttcaccggCTAGTTGATGACTGCTGGGGAGGACTCAGGACCACAAGGTTGAGCACCTCCATGACTTCAAAAGCCACTGTTTGATAAAGTCGTTTTGTCTCCTTCGTCTTGAAATAATTTCAGCTTTGAAGTTCAGAAGCTGGTCCTCTTCAGAGCACAAAAGCTGCCAGTCTGGAAGCCATTGAGAGTGTGACTGTTTAGCATGGCAAAGGCGCACTCGTACACCTACACGCacaccctctcacacacacacacacacacacacacacacacacacacacacactcacaccagtgTACCGAAAATGCCCGCTGAACAAATAATTTAGATGCACAAGTGGCCGTGTGGGGTGAAAACTACACCCACAGTGTCCAGCTTAGTCAATATTGATGAGGATGAAcctgctatctatctatctatctatctatctatctatctatctacaaaCGGTCTGTCTTGCTTTTATAAACATGTTCAAACTTGATATccaaatgaatacatttgaTACGGTATATAATCCAAATTCATATATATCTAGCTAAATAGCAAATGTACGTAGAGGAACAAActtctttttaaaatcaaatatgTGATCAAATTGCAAAAGTATTATGACTTGACAGTGCGGAGGATCATCCCTGTCAAAGAAacatttctccttttttttttttttttttcgttttttgcATATGAAATCTTTTCAATATTAATTATCTGAAAATGATGATGAATGGAGATAAGGTCATGGTGAAGTTGGTGTTCCGGCGACTGTTGACAGGATGAATCGGATATGagatattatttttcattacgCCGACTTCGACAGGGCGGAGGTGACACGTTCTACGCGCTTTGTCTTAATGATCAGAAAGACCATTCGTTCATAATGAGCAGCTTAATTCATTAGGTTCCTCATCATCGGTAACAGCACAGCAACTTAGTACAGCATTATATTCCGTCAGCCAGGCAGTAAATTTGGTGCAGATTGGTAATATTGCAACAGATATTATCTTAATTGCTTAAAACACATAATTGCACTGATAGATTCATTGTTTAATTCGACTGCTTTCAGAAATTAGGCTTTGCGCCGATGGTTAAAGCTGCGCTTGGAGATCCGGATGCAGCGATGTAGTTCGGCCTGGAACCATAAACCAATGCTTATCTCATTTTTTTGTAATACAGTGCGCTTAATAGTATTAACACACTTTGAGGAGAGAATCTATGATAACAAACAACTGCTAAAACGCCGTGTTGTGGACGTTAAAGCTTTGGTGTAACTCAACTGTTCAAATCAATATCTTTGAAGGTAGTGTGGGATTGAGCTACTATACTCTTGAAATAAACATTCTTCAATATGAAATACACATTCTAGAGTATGAtgagtatttgtatttgtaattcTAATGATTCAAAaactaggattttttttttttttagctaatcTTGTATACATTGGTTTAGTTAGGCATCCATGTTTCTCACCAAAGACATGGccagttagttagctagctagctttatttattacatttgatCTACAATGTTTATCTTACTTGGTTTGATCCAACTGTTCACCATGTAACCTTTCTTATTTGGGAACTTGTGAGGTCTTCATTCCAATGGTTCCTTAAGTAAGAAACTTACTGTTGgtaaattatccatccatttcctgtagcacttatcctacacagggtcacagggaacctggatcccaggggactcagggcacaagggtACAATCTTgatggggtaccaacccatcgcagggcacaatcacacattatTGACAAtctagagatgccaatcagccgccaacgcatgtctttggactgggggaggaaactggagtatctggaggaaacccccgaagcacagggagaacatgcaaactccacacatgcagggcggaggcaggatttgaacccccaacccccggAGGTGCCAGGCAAACGCACTAATCACCGTGTCCCACTTTTTGGTAAACAATTGCTTTGGAAATCTTAGTTCTTGTATTACAGTGAAGTCAGCTTCATAGTATAAACACACTACAGGGAGAGAACACACTCTGGGAGAATTTACTGCAAAGATGTTAAAGCTGttagaagtttaaaaaagaTGTTAAAGATGTTAGAAGTTAAATCTTTGGTGTCCAAACCAGTGTCTCTGAATATAGTGTGGGTTTGAGCCATTGCACTGTTAAACATACTTAACAGATTCTTGATAAAATATAGAAGTATGTgcttgaaaaacatttttttactaGTAAACTCCTCTGTAAAGCTCTCAGAAAGTTCCTCTGGTTTGGCATTACTTCTTAGTTTTCTTCTTTGAAAACTGCACACAGGTTTAGAGAAACTGGAAGGTTGAAGACTGGTCTTTATGTATAAGACTGGTCAtattccaatcttcaactgtccaattttggtgagtctgtgctcactgtagcctcagattcctgttcttggctgacaggaatggaaaCCAGTGTGGTCTTCTATTGTTGAAGCATGTTgagcattctgagatgcttttctgctcaccatgcttgtaaagagtggttatttgagttatcaCAGCTGTCCTTTCTGCTCAAGCCactttgacctctctcatcaattattgcttttgttttgtttgatattattttatcttctcgccattctgtgtaaactctaaggACTGTTTTTAGTCTCCCAGTTTGTTCCTTCCTTGTTCTGCTTCCTAGTTTTGCTATCACATATCCAACTTCTGGTTCTGGTATGGCTGTTTTGTCTGAAAATATGAATTTGACAGCAATAGATTATGATTATAAAATGGTCCATATATTGTGATGGGAGGGAATTATACTATCAAGTGTGGGCAGCAGGTTCATTTAACCTTAATTTTGAACATTCCAGCGTCTTTATATTGGAAGCTTTGAGGATAAAATAACGTTTAAAGACTATATTAGTAGATTAATGTTATGGTGCAAGACAAGCAatgataatatacagtatacatgttttttcaggtaaaaaataaataaaaatggaataagTTCACCAAAACTCCTTTGTAAAAAATCTGATGTTAGAATTTTATGCAATTATACTGAATGGCAAATTATATTTCTTCCATACAATGTACAATAAAATGAACATGCAAATATACAGATAATATGCAGTACAGAGATGGAAAGGGCTGtaattttaaagcaaaaaagggCAATTAATACGCTCCGATtagttgatattatttatataacatatagAAACACTGCTCTGAAGATAGGATCTGAAGAGTTACCTTCTTCCACTTGTTAATTGTAGGGTTCCCCCAACCAATCCtcataatttatttaacaaagcacACCTGAACCAACTGATGAAGGTCTATAGGAGTAGAGTAACATTTGGCTGAACTGAGAAGGATTGTTCATCAGGAATATCATGGAGAATTTGTAAATGTGCTGCCAGTCTGCACAAATTCATCAGGATTTTAATTTTAGAAAACATATTAAATCAGAACTTACATGCCATAATGTTGAACGTTTCCAGTGTTACCTTCCTATATTGTTTTCCTAGTCATCCTTAAACCTATAGTGTGATGTAGAACAGCCAGACACTGTGGTGTGATTCATGCACGGCAGTCGTTCCTGCTACAGCCAGCAGCTGGTAAATCTCAGCAAAGGCCCATGGACCTCTCCTGTTATTGGTGAGCTCCATTCCTGGCCATGTGTCTCCTGCCTGCCCACTTTAACATTGGCTGAGCCAGCACCAATAAAAACCTCATCCAGCCTGCATtagctgaagatgaagagagGTCACCTGGACAATAGATGAGGTTACCATAATTCTCGCTCTCTGCTCTTTTGGCTAATGAAATATTCTTCATTCTGTGCACTGAACAAGGTCCTCTACTTCCACAACTTCTGCTTTAATGGCATTCACTATAGTCGATTATTAGAGATTAGGCTACTTCTTGTGATTGCTTTTTATGAATTATTAAAGTAAAGTAATGAGTACCTTTTTGGCAAGGCTCTCTTTAGTAGTTTCAGAGTCTCCTTTAGAGGTAAAACCCTGACTTTTAGACCTATGGTCAGAATTTTGAGACTGTTAtcatttgcatttctttattGGAAGACTGTCCAAAGTGACTGCGGCAGAACTTTAAATAATAACCGCATCTAATCTGGATTTGTGACTAACGAGGAAACTGAGCCATCATTTATTGATATAAGTGTTTGCACACATTTGTGCCATGCTCATTTTTCACAGACACTGGTACTGAGCGTTTGAAGGTGCACACACGACTCATTTTGTGGTAATTGCCTATTTGACAGCGGTTAACAGAAAGGTCCCTTGCAGCTTCCTCTGCACATTCATCTCTCCATTAGAGCAAGCACTTGGGGTTTTATTGCACTAATTAAGACGGTCTTTATTCTTGCTCAGTGCTGCCCTCAACCAAACGTGTGCCGCctcctgcagtgtgtgtgtgcataagtgtttgtgtgtatgggtgtgtgtgtgtgtgtgtatatatatatacagttagATGTGGTGGGAGGGAGAGACACTGTTTGTATCCTATATACATTGATTATGATTATCTTTGATTAAAGAGTATAATAACAGACTACTAATTCTTTTACCATTAGACTCAACGATAATGATGTTGTTTAGTGCAATGAACACAGGAAGCTCATGCTTGCCCTCTTGTGTCAATGTCTCTGATGTTAATTTTACTCAAGCTACAGAAATACaacatgttttgtttaattctattataaaatgtacaattttaccAAATGTCTACTATAGGCTATATAGTGAACAATAAGCTATatatagctctctctctctctctctctctctctctctctatatatatatatatatatatatatatatatatatatatatatatatatatatatatatattcagttttattttatccGTATACGTGCGAATTTTAGAAGCTGTGCAGGACACACCATAATGCAAAAATGTCACAAGCATAACACTTAATTTTCCCCAGTAATGTACATCAAAGCAACAAAATACACACTTTTCAATATACACAAACTATGGGTTCAATCGAATCTCTCATAATTATATATGCATGATGAGTTTAATATTTGTCGTTCCCCCCAAAATACATTGTGACATTCATAACATTCGCAAACAGCTATCCATAAATACATCAATATTCTAGCTTTGAATATTCGTCTGTGTACGCCTtaaaaggtcacatgaccagataTGCATTTTGATGCTTTGCAATTAAATACGAATTCAAGCATCATATCCATACTGTTGGAAATGCGCTAACATATTAGACATTAGATGTCACACGACATCACGATGTAACATACTTGAATTCCCTTTCAATATGTTTAAATACATTGCAACAAGAGCAAAGTCAACAATCAATTAGATTATTTACAGCTACATGTTTAAGGTAGTAATACACTTTCTCTATTGTACGTCTGATTAATGTTGTCTTATGTGAGATATATTTGAAGCTAGCgtataatgtataatttatCATCATTATCTCTGGTATTACTAATACAGTATAAGCAATATTTATGgagaaaaagtttttaaaaatctaattcaTGATTCTTTTGATtgcaaatattcattcattcattcattcattcagcttcagtaagcactttatcctggtcagggtcacgtggagcctatcctgggaacggTGGACACACCTTGAATGgacccccacacacattcagaccTAGGGCCAATTTAGTAATCCACCTACcagaaactggagaaccaggaggaaacccacatgacaCAGGGAGGACATAGAtaataacccaagctcaggatcagtcccaggaccctggagctatgaagCAGCAATGTTTCCTGCTGGTTGGtcttttttaaaagcaaaacaaaaaacagcattttacTCTCAGGTCAAAATGATCTGACTATCAAAATCAAGTCAAGCACATAGAGTTTCATGGTGGAAAGATGACTTGTAGTATTGCTTTTACAGTGCTAGTAGCTCAGTGAGTGGCTTGATGATAACCCCGAGCACTGCAGCCCTTCCCAGACCAGAGTTCTTCTCCAGCACCTTCACCCTGAGAGCAAAGTTCTTCAGTCCTTGCTTCTCTCCCTCTGGTTCTGTGAAGAAGAAGTCCTCGTTGAACACGGGGTTGCGGCAGTTCCTGATGATAGCGCTGTGCTGTCGCTGCAGCTTGCCTGGACTCAGGCTCAAGGTGAGTCCACAGTGCAGTGGTCGGAGGTCACCAGGTTCACGCATGTCCTCCACGGAGACCACCCGAATTCGAATGGTGGATAGATCTCCATCCATGTTGGcatgagaggcagagagacgaATGCAGCCCCTGcgtgggaggaggaggacgtGCTCACTATGGAGGCATTCCTGACAATGGAGCATGTCGAGTGGGAATTGAAGAGGTGGGGTTAAAGATGAGGTAGCAGGTTGAGCAACATGGCTATCTCTTGCCAATTTGATCTTGTCATCTGTGTTTTTTGGGCTCAGTAAATCATCTTTATGGAGAGATTCTTTCGATGATGAATGTGTCATCGAAATGGTCTCAGGTTTGCTCCTGATCGGAGGTGGTGAGCTGTGAGGAGAGGAATCAGCAGACGAACTGGTGTCACTCTCCACACTACCCACTTTCAGCAGTGCAATGGAGGGCAGTTTTGGCAACGCCCTATTGGTCACCCGCTCAAGTGTGTAGCTGGAAATTGCAGAGTGAAACAATGACTCTTTGCGCCGAGTGTTTGGACTCTCGAACAAACCAGACTCATAGTTTTTAAGTGAAAACGGAATTGGCTTTAGGTGGCCCCTCATGCCCACCCTGGTGCCCTTGTTTTTATCTGTCTTCATCACTGTAGTAGTTGTGTCAGATTTTGGTTGAGGTGTCTGAGTGCAGTTGGCTCCAGTTTCACCAAGGCAGTGTGAAACGATGCCCTCCACTGTAACTAGAGAGCGTCTACTCAGCCTGGGAGGCAGGAAGAAATCTGGAATTTTATCTGGTGTCAGGACATTGCTGTGGAGTTTGTTGAGAAGATTTGCCTTGGCTGAGATCTCATCTGAGTTTTTACTCAAAAGTCGGGTTATCTCCACCGGAAAGCTCTCGGCACTCTCTTGGACTTTTCGAAGGATCCACATTGTTTCTAAATTCAAAAAGGATACTAATTAATGAGATTGTAGGAAGCCCATAGAATAAGCAAGACATGTTTAATATCCTTCCACTTGGCCTGAATTGGTTTGTTAAATATTCAGAATGATCTAAAAGACTATAAGATATATTAGATGGAATGATGCCCTTTAACAACACCATATGCTgctataatatactgtattaatacTGCTATAATATACTGATTTTCCAACATCACATTTGCAAATTTGTAACAATCTATATGAGCCATGTCATATGAAAAGATGCATAGGTTTAAAGCTTAATGTGTGGTCAGGAATAGGGTTAATATTATAACTTTTTTCTTACAAATTTATAagtatgaaattaaataatattccACCACATTTGTTTATtcgaatttgtgtgtgtgtgtatatatatatatatatatatatatatatatatatatatatatatatatatatatatatatatatatatatatatatataatgtgttagAAAGGTTTTAATCTTTGGCTCTTACCTCTTTGAAGGAACTTTATAACCAAGTGGAGATTCTCTTCTCTGGTATACACTGTGGGTTACTGTGGATGTATTTATGGACTGGGAATCCTGAACACTCCTCAGTGTTTGATCCATCACAGCCAATCACAGTAAGTTATCCCACCAAAAATCCTGCCTCGTCTGTCGACTTTGCACCTTTTTTCTAATCTACATCCATTAAGAACAGGTCACAGACCAGTTTTCCCCTGCTATATGGCTAAACTAGGTCATCATGGGAAAAATTAAACCTGATCTCAGATCACACAGACTTCTGAGTGACATCAAAAGAGGTTTAACTGTCTGGCTCTTTGACTCTCCTTGTTAAAGGCCAGCACTGACCTCATTCATGACCTTCAAGCAGCTTATGCTCCTAGTATAAGCACCACCTGTTGAGCTCGAAGGGTTTGAGCTGAGCGGTAGGCAGGCTtcgggagtaacggaatacatgtaatgaTGCTATGTAATCAGGATTTTTTCAAAaaatggtaactgtaatctgttacagttacatcagaaaacaaaataatcaagttacaagtacattttgtaaaaaaaaaaaaaagaaaaaataaaaaaaaaagggaatactgttaggattacaatttttttcatt
Proteins encoded in this window:
- the LOC108265219 gene encoding C2 calcium-dependent domain-containing protein 4C, giving the protein MWILRKVQESAESFPVEITRLLSKNSDEISAKANLLNKLHSNVLTPDKIPDFFLPPRLSRRSLVTVEGIVSHCLGETGANCTQTPQPKSDTTTTVMKTDKNKGTRVGMRGHLKPIPFSLKNYESGLFESPNTRRKESLFHSAISSYTLERVTNRALPKLPSIALLKVGSVESDTSSSADSSPHSSPPPIRSKPETISMTHSSSKESLHKDDLLSPKNTDDKIKLARDSHVAQPATSSLTPPLQFPLDMLHCQECLHSEHVLLLPRRGCIRLSASHANMDGDLSTIRIRVVSVEDMREPGDLRPLHCGLTLSLSPGKLQRQHSAIIRNCRNPVFNEDFFFTEPEGEKQGLKNFALRVKVLEKNSGLGRAAVLGVIIKPLTELLAL